The sequence ACTGCATGTCGATCCCTCAGCGCTGATCTTCGGCAACGGCTCGGATGAGCTCATCGTCCTCGCGCTACGGGCGTTTGTCGATCCGGGGGATGGCGTGGTGGTGGCGGCTCCAACCTTCCTGATCTACGAGCTGCAGGCCAAGGCCTGCGGGGCCAAGGTCGTGGTCGTGCCCTTGACGAATTATCGCTATGATCTTCCGGCGATGCGAGCACGGATCACCGCGGATACGAAACTCGTCTTTATCGCCAATCCGGATAACCCCACCGGCACCTATGTCACACGGCAGGAGGTGCTGGCCTTTGTGCGCGATCTGCCGCGCCATGTCCTGGTGTTCATGGATGAGGCGTACTATGAGTTTGCGGATGCGCCGGATTATCCGCAGACGATTCCGCTGATTGAGCAGCATCCGCTCATCGTGACGCGGACGTTCTCAAAGGCGTATGGACTCGCTGGGCTGCGCATCGGCTATGGGATCGCGGAGCCAGCGGTGGTTGCGGCCATGGACGCCGTGCGCGAGCCATTTAATGTCAACTCGCTCGCCCAGGCCGCTGCGGTGGCAGCGCTTGATGATACAGCGTTTCTTGCCAAGACGCGCAAGCTCGTCGCTGACGGCAAGCGCTATCTGCTCAGAGAATGTGATCAGCTGAAGATCCGCTCGATTCCGAGCGCGACGAACTTTATCCTGCTAAAGCTTGGCCCGCGCGCGCCGGAGATTGCGCACGCCCTGTTGCAGCGCGGCGTGATCGTCCGCGAAATGAGCGGCTGGAAACTGACCGGGTGTCTTCGGATCACAATCGGCACGCCCGCTGAGAATCGAAAATTTATTCAGGAATTACGCCAGTGTTTACGTTAGTCGGCGCAGGATAAGGAGGGTGTCATGATTATCGTCTTAAAACCGGATGCAACGAAGAAACAGATCAATCATGTGATTGAGCGCATCAAGGCGCTTGGCCTCAAGCCCATGGTGTCCCAGGGCACCGAGCGCACCATCATCGGCGTCATCGGGCCGGAGGATCAGCTGCGCGTGCAGCCGCTGGAAGTGATCCCCGGCGTTGAGAAAGTGATGCCGGTGCTCAAGCCCTACAAGCTGGTCTCGCGGGAATTCAAGCCTGAGGCCAGCGTCATCGACGTAGGCGGCGATGTCAAAATCGGGGGCAAAGAAGTGGTGATCATGGCCGGGCCGTGTTCGGTGGAAAACCGGCAAATGCTGCAGGAGGTGGCGAAGGCGGTGAAGCACGGCGGCGCCAAAATTCTCCGCGGCGGAGCATTTAAACCGCGCACCTCGCCATATTCCTTCCAGGGGCTCGGCGAAGAAGGGCTGAAGCTGCTGCGCGAGGCGGCCCATGAGACCGGCCTGCGCGTGGTGACGGAGTTGCTCGATACGCGCGATTTGCCGCTGGTCGAGGAATACTCCGATATGATCCAGATCGGCGCTCGCAACATGCAGAACTTTGAGCTGCTGAAAGACGTGGGGCAGTCCAAGAAGCCGGTGCTGCTCAAGCGGGGTTTATCTGCGACGATCAATGAGTTTCTGCTGGCGGCGGAGTATATCTTAAGCCAGGGGAATTTCAACGTGATCCTGTGCGAGCGCGGCATCCGGACGTTTGAGACCGCCACGCGCTTTACGCTGGACTTGAACGCCGTGCCGGTCATCAAGAGCTTGTCGCACTTGCCGATCGTGGTGGATCCGAGCCATAGCACCGGCACGTGGGAATATGTCGGACCGATGGCCAAGGCCGCCATCGCCGCCGGCGCGGATGGGCTGATCATCGAAGTGCATCCGAATCCGGAAGTCGCACTTTCGGACGGGCCCCAGTCGCTGCTGCCCAAGAAGTTTGCTGCGCTCGTGACAGAAATTCGCAAAGTCGCCAAAGCGGTGGGTCGGACATTATGACGAAACGGCGACCCATGACACACGACGCATGCCCCATGACTAAAACAAAAACATATTTGGTCGTGTGTCATGTGTCTTGTGTCATATGTCATATGTCATGCGTCATGGGTCATGAATCGTGGGTCGCATTAATCGATCAATGACACACTTTAAGCAAGTCACGATCGTAGGACTTGGACTCATGGGCGGGTCGCTCGGCATGGCGATTCGCAAGAAACGGCTTGCCCATGAGGTCGTTGGTTGGAGTCGTAAACCCGCAACACTTCGCCAGGCCAAAGCCTCCG is a genomic window of Candidatus Omnitrophota bacterium containing:
- the aroF gene encoding 3-deoxy-7-phosphoheptulonate synthase, whose product is MIIVLKPDATKKQINHVIERIKALGLKPMVSQGTERTIIGVIGPEDQLRVQPLEVIPGVEKVMPVLKPYKLVSREFKPEASVIDVGGDVKIGGKEVVIMAGPCSVENRQMLQEVAKAVKHGGAKILRGGAFKPRTSPYSFQGLGEEGLKLLREAAHETGLRVVTELLDTRDLPLVEEYSDMIQIGARNMQNFELLKDVGQSKKPVLLKRGLSATINEFLLAAEYILSQGNFNVILCERGIRTFETATRFTLDLNAVPVIKSLSHLPIVVDPSHSTGTWEYVGPMAKAAIAAGADGLIIEVHPNPEVALSDGPQSLLPKKFAALVTEIRKVAKAVGRTL
- a CDS encoding histidinol-phosphate transaminase; translation: MIDTRARATIRNLTAYRPGKPIEEVKRELKLSSVIKLASNENALGPSPKAVAAAQKALKDLHRYPESTCPLLRAKLAKKLHVDPSALIFGNGSDELIVLALRAFVDPGDGVVVAAPTFLIYELQAKACGAKVVVVPLTNYRYDLPAMRARITADTKLVFIANPDNPTGTYVTRQEVLAFVRDLPRHVLVFMDEAYYEFADAPDYPQTIPLIEQHPLIVTRTFSKAYGLAGLRIGYGIAEPAVVAAMDAVREPFNVNSLAQAAAVAALDDTAFLAKTRKLVADGKRYLLRECDQLKIRSIPSATNFILLKLGPRAPEIAHALLQRGVIVREMSGWKLTGCLRITIGTPAENRKFIQELRQCLR